The following are from one region of the Hydrogenimonas sp. SS33 genome:
- a CDS encoding diguanylate cyclase, protein MTVQEIIKEALREIKERGLQLTPGVYGEIFCRHAKRANVIIEDCQQMEKYLKRLSPDLQKVLRNRHVSTVDQLIQYLGSELARANPGKSSEIIQAYVLLVKRLLQAIEMLHDKEAAGMAERDRKMVGAHMDREEIDAVREHWTRFVMEYDDSYLDKLSVYCGEVPKEDLREMTEKLTECLRSYKGGGGDFTLVAQVLSAALVPSIASGMNDEIATIGAQIRSNPELLTSQAMVEDIRHMIKKRIELDKKAVTSRMTELDSIIEHINQALVRVIDCGESNYDAVKRIQVDLGEVDFKADSFEVLHTKLLAIARSLESETKSLSEEMKTSKEEIAELRQKVRVLEEALRKERKRSGTDTLTRLPNRRAIDDFLKKQEAAYKRYGDDYSVVLFDIDHFKSVNDTYGHDAGDVILASFGKMLRRYSREVDFVGRWGGEEFLVVLPKTGLEGAVRFAEKLRQVVAKSKFMYKGVRIPVTVSGGVADRKSNPSLEAMLKRADENLYRAKEGGRNRIAS, encoded by the coding sequence GTGACGGTACAGGAGATCATCAAGGAAGCACTGAGAGAGATCAAGGAGCGGGGGCTGCAGCTGACCCCGGGAGTCTATGGCGAAATCTTCTGCCGCCATGCCAAGCGGGCCAACGTCATCATCGAAGATTGCCAGCAGATGGAGAAGTATCTCAAACGCCTCTCCCCCGACCTGCAGAAAGTGCTTCGAAACCGCCATGTCTCGACGGTGGACCAGCTCATTCAGTATCTGGGGTCGGAGCTGGCGCGGGCCAATCCCGGCAAGAGTTCCGAAATCATCCAGGCCTATGTCCTGCTGGTGAAGCGGCTGCTGCAGGCAATCGAGATGCTGCACGACAAAGAGGCGGCCGGGATGGCGGAGCGGGACCGCAAAATGGTGGGGGCCCACATGGACCGGGAGGAGATCGACGCCGTCCGCGAACACTGGACCCGCTTCGTGATGGAGTACGACGACTCCTATCTCGACAAACTCTCCGTCTATTGCGGCGAGGTCCCCAAAGAGGATCTGAGAGAGATGACGGAGAAGCTCACGGAGTGCCTGCGCTCCTACAAGGGCGGAGGCGGAGACTTCACCCTCGTGGCACAGGTCCTCAGTGCGGCACTGGTCCCCTCCATCGCTTCGGGCATGAACGACGAAATCGCCACCATCGGCGCCCAGATCCGGTCCAACCCGGAACTCCTCACCTCCCAGGCGATGGTGGAAGACATACGCCACATGATCAAGAAGCGCATCGAGCTGGACAAAAAGGCGGTGACCTCCCGCATGACCGAGCTCGATTCGATCATCGAACATATCAACCAGGCATTGGTGCGGGTCATCGACTGCGGCGAGAGCAACTACGACGCGGTCAAGAGGATCCAGGTCGACCTGGGGGAGGTCGACTTCAAGGCCGACTCTTTCGAAGTACTCCACACCAAACTGCTGGCCATTGCCCGTTCCCTAGAGTCGGAGACGAAAAGTCTGAGTGAAGAGATGAAGACCAGCAAGGAGGAGATCGCCGAACTGCGCCAAAAGGTCCGTGTGCTGGAGGAGGCGCTACGCAAAGAGCGGAAACGTTCCGGCACCGACACGCTGACACGCCTTCCCAACCGGCGGGCCATCGACGATTTTCTCAAGAAGCAGGAGGCCGCCTACAAACGTTACGGGGACGACTACTCCGTGGTCTTGTTCGATATCGACCACTTCAAATCCGTCAACGATACCTACGGCCACGATGCGGGCGACGTCATTCTCGCCTCTTTCGGGAAGATGCTGCGGCGCTACAGCCGGGAAGTCGATTTCGTGGGGCGCTGGGGCGGCGAGGAGTTCCTGGTCGTTCTGCCGAAGACGGGGCTGGAAGGGGCGGTCAGGTTCGCCGAAAAGCTGCGCCAGGTGGTCGCCAAGAGCAAATTCATGTACAAGGGTGTGCGCATCCCCGTCACCGTCAGCGGCGGGGTGGCCGACCGCAAATCCAATCCGAGCCTCGAAGCGATGCTCAAACGCGCCGATGAAAACCTCTACCGGGCGAAAGAGGGCGGAAGGAACAGAATCGCCTCCTGA
- a CDS encoding bifunctional folylpolyglutamate synthase/dihydrofolate synthase, with protein MDLTHFLATKPLYYDKIDLERMPAAYDEVKEALDIGRVVHIVGTNGKGSTGRMLAAMLHAGGRRVGHYSSPHILRFNERVWIDGRDAEDAVLEAAHRKLQGLLRPETSEALSYFEYTTLLALVAFEGVEVTVLEAGLGGEFDATNVVEKALSVLTPVGLDHQAFLGDTVEEIALTKARSIDNKVLVAPQPNASVWEAVRRVAREKGAEVISVGEILEKGESGKIDAIIRKRGWPGYLGENAKTAAAAYRVLEGAQPPLDVLATLPLKGRFQRIAPNVVVDVGHNPLAAEALSRHLANAQAEEKPRLVYNALADKDVEAVLSKLAPFVEGVEIIPIGSERTMAPERLKAAIERCGLEAKPFNGIDAKRSYLVFGSFYVVEAFLKHLDTIP; from the coding sequence ATGGACCTGACGCATTTTCTCGCAACAAAACCCCTCTATTACGACAAGATCGACCTGGAGCGCATGCCCGCCGCCTACGATGAGGTGAAAGAGGCCCTCGATATAGGAAGGGTCGTCCATATCGTCGGAACCAACGGGAAGGGGAGTACCGGGCGCATGCTGGCCGCCATGCTCCATGCAGGCGGCCGGCGGGTCGGCCACTACAGCTCTCCCCATATTCTGCGTTTCAACGAGCGCGTCTGGATCGACGGCAGGGATGCGGAGGATGCGGTGCTGGAGGCGGCCCACCGAAAACTTCAGGGGCTTCTTCGGCCGGAGACCTCCGAAGCTTTGAGCTACTTCGAATATACGACCCTTCTGGCGCTGGTCGCTTTCGAGGGGGTGGAGGTAACTGTTCTCGAAGCGGGGCTGGGAGGCGAGTTCGACGCGACAAATGTCGTCGAGAAAGCGTTGAGCGTACTGACACCCGTCGGCCTCGACCATCAGGCTTTTCTGGGCGATACGGTCGAAGAGATCGCCCTGACGAAAGCGCGCAGCATCGACAATAAGGTCCTGGTCGCACCCCAGCCCAACGCTTCGGTATGGGAAGCGGTCCGCAGGGTGGCGCGGGAGAAGGGGGCGGAAGTCATTTCCGTCGGGGAGATACTCGAAAAGGGCGAAAGCGGGAAGATCGACGCCATTATTCGGAAGAGAGGGTGGCCCGGCTATCTGGGGGAGAACGCGAAGACGGCGGCGGCGGCCTACCGGGTGCTCGAAGGGGCGCAGCCTCCCCTCGATGTGCTGGCGACGCTTCCTCTCAAGGGGCGCTTCCAGCGGATCGCGCCCAATGTGGTGGTCGACGTGGGCCACAACCCTCTTGCCGCGGAAGCCCTGTCGCGCCACCTGGCTAACGCACAGGCGGAGGAGAAACCGCGCCTGGTCTACAATGCCCTGGCCGACAAAGATGTGGAAGCGGTCCTTTCGAAGCTGGCTCCCTTCGTCGAGGGGGTGGAGATCATCCCCATCGGGAGCGAACGGACGATGGCGCCCGAACGGCTCAAAGCGGCCATAGAGCGCTGCGGTCTCGAAGCGAAGCCCTTCAACGGAATCGATGCAAAGAGAAGCTATCTGGTCTTCGGCTCCTTTTACGTTGTGGAAGCCTTTTTGAAACATCTTGACACCATACCATGA
- the yajC gene encoding preprotein translocase subunit YajC, with product MQSTAQGGMLASLLPLLILFAIFWFLVIRPQQKQAKKHKEMIASLKKGDKIVTTGGLMAEVVKPEEDFIKVKLNDDCIVRLVPDYVARKIEDEA from the coding sequence ATGCAAAGTACAGCACAAGGCGGTATGCTGGCTTCTCTCCTGCCGCTTCTGATTCTCTTTGCGATCTTCTGGTTTCTGGTCATCCGGCCCCAGCAGAAACAGGCGAAAAAGCACAAGGAGATGATCGCCTCTTTGAAAAAGGGCGACAAGATCGTCACGACCGGCGGATTGATGGCGGAAGTGGTCAAGCCGGAGGAGGATTTTATCAAAGTCAAGCTTAACGACGATTGCATCGTTCGACTCGTTCCCGACTATGTAGCGCGAAAGATCGAGGATGAAGCTTAA
- a CDS encoding HEPN domain-containing protein has protein sequence MNETMAREWLRKAWHDLSSAQILWDADHYTDVIGAQTQQAMEKALKAFYAWENRRIPKSHDLVQLHSGIDRRLPLEEHQVDWLDMATGYYKTERYPVPTYGLPSREEVKEVLAFAHELLTMACRHLHIEKESLEKE, from the coding sequence ATGAATGAGACGATGGCGAGGGAGTGGCTGCGCAAAGCCTGGCACGACCTCTCGTCCGCCCAGATTTTGTGGGATGCAGACCACTATACCGATGTCATCGGCGCGCAAACCCAACAGGCGATGGAAAAGGCACTGAAAGCTTTCTACGCTTGGGAAAACCGAAGAATCCCGAAAAGCCATGACCTGGTGCAACTGCACAGCGGCATCGACAGGCGGTTGCCGCTGGAGGAGCATCAGGTCGATTGGCTTGACATGGCCACGGGCTATTACAAGACGGAGCGCTACCCCGTTCCGACCTACGGATTGCCGTCTCGCGAAGAGGTGAAAGAGGTGTTGGCCTTCGCCCATGAATTGCTGACGATGGCCTGTCGGCATCTGCATATCGAAAAAGAGAGTCTGGAGAAAGAATGA
- the secD gene encoding protein translocase subunit SecD, whose product MKLNYRVLIFIAAAVFGLALSVPSIFNTKGPKITLGLDLQGGLHMLLGVDTDEAIKSKIKSLASAIKYAADDQDLIIDDFKIHDGKISFELLDKDDMPKMDAILKKMAGIAVQKEGLKYTVSLTPKEIASVKKYAITQAVDTIRNRLDQFGLAEPTVAKQGKDKILVEVPGIKTPQQEQRIRELIAKAAHLQLMAVDEERASRVNQMTPAEAAKYGDVILEDAQVPGRKYLVKEVPILDGSMLTDARVAFDRNNQPVINFSLNSQGAQIFGDFTGKNVGKRLAVVLDNKVYSAPVIRERIGGGSGQISGGFSVKEAHDVAIALRSGALLAPVFMEEKRSVGPSLGADSIKASMIALITGFLAVVLFMVLYYGIAGAIADVALVVNLFLILAIMALFGATLTLPGMAGIVLTVGMAVDANVIINERIRELLYEGKSVAKAIEQGYANAFSAILDANITTLIAAVVLYAYGTGPIKGFAITMSIGILASMLTAILGTHGIWQMVEHKIDKRNLNRWFGIKVAGGNA is encoded by the coding sequence ATGAAGCTTAACTACCGCGTCCTCATCTTTATCGCGGCGGCGGTCTTCGGCCTGGCGCTTTCGGTCCCCTCCATCTTCAACACCAAGGGCCCCAAAATCACCCTCGGCCTCGACCTGCAGGGCGGCCTTCACATGCTGCTTGGGGTCGATACCGACGAAGCGATCAAGTCGAAAATCAAGTCGCTGGCCTCCGCCATCAAGTACGCCGCGGACGACCAGGACCTGATTATCGACGATTTCAAGATCCATGACGGCAAGATCTCCTTCGAGCTGCTCGACAAGGACGACATGCCCAAAATGGATGCCATTTTGAAAAAGATGGCCGGCATCGCTGTGCAAAAGGAGGGCCTGAAGTATACGGTCTCCCTGACGCCCAAGGAGATCGCTTCGGTCAAGAAGTACGCCATTACCCAGGCGGTCGACACCATCCGCAACCGTCTCGACCAGTTCGGCCTGGCGGAGCCGACCGTCGCCAAACAGGGCAAGGACAAGATTCTGGTGGAAGTGCCCGGCATCAAGACGCCCCAGCAGGAGCAGCGGATTCGTGAGCTCATCGCCAAGGCGGCACACCTGCAGCTGATGGCGGTGGACGAAGAGCGGGCGTCGCGGGTGAACCAGATGACGCCGGCGGAGGCGGCCAAATATGGCGACGTCATTCTCGAAGACGCCCAGGTGCCCGGCCGCAAATACCTGGTCAAAGAGGTGCCCATTCTCGACGGTTCCATGCTGACCGACGCGCGGGTCGCCTTCGACCGGAACAACCAGCCGGTCATCAACTTCTCCCTCAACTCCCAGGGGGCGCAGATCTTCGGGGATTTCACGGGCAAAAATGTCGGCAAACGGCTGGCGGTCGTGCTGGACAACAAGGTCTACAGCGCGCCGGTTATCCGTGAGCGCATCGGCGGCGGCAGCGGGCAGATCAGCGGCGGCTTCAGCGTCAAAGAGGCCCACGACGTGGCCATCGCCCTGCGATCGGGCGCGCTGCTGGCCCCCGTCTTCATGGAAGAGAAGCGCAGCGTCGGGCCGAGCCTCGGAGCCGACAGCATCAAAGCATCGATGATCGCCCTGATCACCGGCTTCCTGGCCGTCGTCCTCTTTATGGTCCTCTACTACGGCATCGCCGGCGCCATCGCCGACGTGGCCCTGGTGGTCAACCTCTTCCTCATTCTGGCCATCATGGCGCTTTTCGGGGCGACCCTGACCCTGCCGGGGATGGCGGGTATTGTCCTGACCGTCGGTATGGCGGTGGATGCCAACGTCATCATCAACGAGCGGATACGGGAGCTTCTCTACGAGGGCAAAAGCGTGGCCAAGGCGATCGAACAGGGATACGCCAACGCCTTCAGCGCGATTCTCGACGCCAACATCACGACCCTAATCGCCGCGGTGGTGCTCTATGCCTACGGAACGGGCCCCATCAAGGGATTCGCCATCACTATGAGCATCGGTATTCTCGCCTCGATGCTGACGGCGATTCTGGGAACCCACGGCATCTGGCAGATGGTGGAGCACAAGATCGACAAACGGAACCTGAACCGATGGTTCGGCATCAAAGTGGCGGGAGGTAACGCATAA
- a CDS encoding nucleotidyltransferase domain-containing protein — translation MVEWERLREEIVERLEPLKPEKILLFGSYAEERNGPESDIDLMIVKNLPPEKLRAFRLEARKRLRDLIYRYRIGLDLFAVTEEDFRRRDDYFFRVDLRQKAKILYE, via the coding sequence ATGGTCGAATGGGAACGGTTGAGAGAGGAGATCGTCGAGCGTCTCGAACCTCTGAAACCGGAGAAGATTCTGCTTTTCGGAAGCTACGCCGAAGAGAGAAACGGTCCCGAAAGCGATATCGACCTGATGATCGTAAAAAACCTACCACCCGAAAAATTGCGCGCGTTTCGGCTGGAAGCGAGAAAGCGGTTGAGAGACTTGATCTATCGCTACCGAATCGGATTGGATCTGTTCGCCGTGACCGAAGAGGATTTCAGGCGGCGTGACGACTATTTTTTCCGAGTCGATCTTAGGCAAAAGGCGAAAATTCTCTATGAATGA
- the lptE gene encoding LPS assembly lipoprotein LptE, with protein MKTGEWRLLTSYFLLLTLFVFSGCGYKPSTVYTKKVLSDKIYVDSEIYLRDPENSVLVKDALNEAIVSRFGARVVSKKEATTILHVRFNSVSFMPIQYDVNGYAIYYRAKVTLTIAYRSPTAHGTETVTGFYDFPIEPKAVISDALRFQAIKQGSAKALDAFISRMAMRGVKL; from the coding sequence TTGAAAACGGGGGAGTGGAGACTTCTCACTTCTTACTTCTTACTTCTCACTCTTTTTGTTTTCAGTGGCTGCGGCTACAAACCTTCGACCGTCTACACGAAAAAGGTCCTCAGCGACAAAATTTACGTCGATTCGGAGATCTACCTCCGCGACCCCGAAAACAGCGTTTTGGTCAAGGATGCCCTCAACGAGGCGATCGTCAGCCGTTTCGGTGCCCGAGTCGTGAGCAAGAAAGAGGCCACGACGATCCTGCATGTCCGCTTCAACAGTGTTTCCTTCATGCCGATCCAGTACGATGTCAACGGCTATGCCATCTACTACCGGGCGAAAGTGACCCTCACCATCGCCTACCGCTCCCCCACCGCCCACGGCACCGAGACGGTGACCGGTTTTTACGACTTCCCCATCGAACCCAAAGCGGTCATCTCCGATGCACTGCGTTTCCAGGCCATCAAACAGGGGTCGGCCAAGGCGCTTGACGCCTTTATCTCCCGGATGGCGATGAGAGGAGTGAAACTGTGA
- the secF gene encoding protein translocase subunit SecF produces the protein MELFKYKKPIPLMAKAKIFFAISVIAVLASWALIAFKGFNYGIDFAGGTLVQVKYEGKAPLDKVREAIKRSKVFEGASVNYFGSQDEIIIKVRTSSKKLGTDIGDEARKLLADTGKFEVRRVDMVGPKVGSELREKGLMALVLAIAGILLYVSFRFEWRFAVASVLALVHDISIAMGAIVLFNVEVNLDILAALLTILGYSLNDTIIVFDRIREGLTTVKSAKLADVIDESVTRTLSRTTLTSLTTFFVVLTLFLMGGEIIHGFSFTLLVGIIVGTYSSIFIASPLLMFMGFDVEKYRHKLAEKKRREQEKEKLRAMYEQGTV, from the coding sequence ATGGAATTATTTAAATACAAAAAACCGATCCCGCTAATGGCGAAGGCGAAGATCTTCTTCGCCATCTCCGTCATTGCCGTACTGGCCTCCTGGGCGCTCATCGCCTTCAAGGGGTTCAACTACGGTATCGACTTCGCCGGCGGTACCCTGGTGCAGGTGAAGTACGAGGGCAAGGCGCCTCTGGATAAGGTTCGCGAGGCGATCAAGCGCTCCAAAGTCTTCGAAGGGGCGTCGGTCAACTACTTCGGCAGCCAGGACGAGATCATCATCAAAGTGCGTACCAGCTCCAAGAAACTGGGCACGGACATCGGTGACGAGGCACGCAAACTTCTGGCCGATACGGGCAAATTCGAAGTGCGCCGGGTCGACATGGTAGGCCCGAAAGTGGGAAGCGAACTGCGTGAAAAAGGGCTGATGGCGCTGGTGTTGGCCATCGCCGGCATCCTGCTTTATGTCAGCTTCCGTTTTGAGTGGCGCTTCGCCGTCGCCTCGGTGCTGGCGCTGGTGCACGACATCTCCATCGCCATGGGTGCCATCGTCCTTTTCAACGTGGAGGTCAACCTCGACATTCTGGCGGCACTGCTGACGATTCTGGGGTATTCGCTCAATGACACGATCATCGTCTTCGACCGTATCCGGGAGGGGCTGACGACGGTCAAGAGCGCCAAGCTGGCCGATGTCATCGACGAGTCGGTCACCCGCACCCTCTCGCGGACGACGCTTACGTCGCTGACCACTTTCTTCGTGGTCCTGACCCTCTTCCTGATGGGTGGAGAGATCATCCACGGCTTCAGCTTCACCCTGCTGGTAGGCATCATCGTCGGTACCTACAGCTCCATCTTCATCGCTTCGCCGCTGCTCATGTTCATGGGCTTCGACGTGGAGAAATACCGCCACAAACTGGCGGAGAAGAAGCGGCGGGAGCAGGAGAAGGAGAAACTCCGCGCCATGTACGAGCAAGGGACGGTTTAA
- a CDS encoding peptidoglycan DD-metalloendopeptidase family protein, with product MKWLLILAVLGLLSLAGGTWLYMKTLQERNTEAQLRERVLQRRIAMLHKRVESLNSRIALRRAELERLGDRLSDLETMMGETGDANLSTERRLANVTLSAAQVALLFEVVPNGAPLPMKGVTSAFGWRTHPITRRREFHAGIDLRAKGHEPVWTTADGVVEFAGYHKRSGFGNLVIIDHGFGFKTYYGHLRKVTVRKGDTLVKGDLIGISGNTGLSTAPHLHYEIRFLGRPLNPYRFIRWRKADYKTIFEKVKQVPWESFTAMIGHMAAQAVPPSSPPAPR from the coding sequence GTGAAATGGCTTCTCATTCTGGCGGTTCTGGGGCTTCTCTCCCTTGCCGGCGGAACCTGGCTCTACATGAAAACACTGCAGGAGAGGAATACGGAAGCTCAGCTGAGGGAGCGTGTCCTGCAGCGGCGGATCGCCATGCTGCACAAAAGGGTCGAAAGTCTCAACAGCCGCATCGCTCTCCGTCGTGCAGAGCTGGAACGGCTCGGCGACCGCCTCAGCGACCTGGAGACGATGATGGGGGAGACGGGCGACGCCAACCTCTCAACCGAACGGCGTCTGGCCAACGTGACCCTCTCGGCGGCGCAGGTCGCCCTGCTCTTCGAGGTGGTCCCCAACGGTGCGCCCCTGCCGATGAAGGGGGTCACCTCCGCCTTCGGATGGCGCACCCACCCCATCACCCGCCGGCGGGAGTTCCATGCCGGCATCGACCTGCGGGCCAAAGGGCATGAACCGGTCTGGACCACCGCCGACGGGGTCGTGGAGTTCGCCGGCTACCACAAGCGCAGCGGTTTCGGGAATCTGGTCATCATCGACCACGGTTTCGGTTTCAAGACCTATTACGGCCATCTTCGGAAGGTTACGGTACGCAAAGGGGATACCCTCGTCAAAGGGGACCTCATCGGCATCAGCGGCAATACGGGGCTCTCCACGGCGCCGCACCTGCATTACGAGATCCGCTTTCTGGGGCGGCCGCTGAACCCCTACCGGTTCATCAGGTGGCGCAAAGCCGACTATAAAACCATTTTCGAAAAGGTCAAACAGGTACCATGGGAATCTTTCACCGCAATGATCGGGCACATGGCGGCGCAGGCCGTACCTCCGTCATCGCCCCCGGCACCACGATAA
- the leuS gene encoding leucine--tRNA ligase, with protein sequence MKYNPSEIEKKWQRYWDEHGSFEPEEGNEKPKKYVLSMFPYPSGRIHMGHVRNYAIGDSIARYWRKKGHNVLHPIGWDAFGMPAENAAIKHKVHPKKWTYENIDYMRKELAALGLSFSKDREFATCDPLYTKYEQAFFIDMWEKGLVYRKKGYLNWCPHDRTVLANEQVIDGCCWRCDTPIVQKEMYQYYIKITDYADELLEDLKKLEGGWPQQVIAMQRNWIGKSTGLEFAFRLDEESAQKTGIESFEVFTTRPDTICGVTYAAVAPEHPLVEALMQKGLLDDTAKTKIEAMRRMPVRERNMAEKEGVPLGIEAVHPVTGEKVPVWTANFVLMEYGSGAVMAVPAHDSRDYDFAKKYGLPVKPVVFPKEGALPENGAYTEDGVVQGCGEFDGLYGREARDAIIAWFEKKGLGKRVINFRLKDWGVSRQRYWGAPIPMIHCPKCGVVPEAKENLPVTLPDDVEITGEGNPLDHHPTWKFTKCPRCGSDAVRETDTLDTFVQSSWYFLRYTTPRRFWEEVPFTEEDVGYWMPVDQYIGGIEHAILHLLYARFFTKALRDLGYVKIDEPFSRLLTQGMVLKDGAKMSKSKGNVVDPDELVARYGADTARLFILFAAPPTQELEWNDSAVEGAHRFLRKLYDRAQKVEPCEALPAIDHRGLGKSEKEARKKVYEALKRGEEVYGERFTFNTLIAACMEAINALDRQSDSKVWQEGMWIVLNLLEPIVPHIAWELSDRLFKRNNFGLVEMKEEVFEVDAVPMAVSVNGKPRAQIEVAPDADKEAIIAAAKAAVPKWLEGKTVVKEIVVPNKLVNLVVK encoded by the coding sequence ATGAAATACAACCCTTCCGAAATCGAGAAGAAGTGGCAGCGATATTGGGACGAGCATGGGAGCTTCGAGCCCGAAGAGGGGAATGAGAAGCCCAAAAAGTATGTGCTGAGCATGTTTCCCTACCCCAGCGGGCGGATCCATATGGGGCACGTGCGCAACTACGCCATCGGTGACTCCATCGCCCGCTACTGGCGGAAGAAGGGGCACAACGTACTTCACCCCATCGGCTGGGACGCCTTCGGAATGCCGGCGGAGAATGCCGCCATCAAGCACAAGGTGCACCCGAAAAAATGGACCTACGAAAATATCGACTACATGCGCAAGGAGCTGGCGGCGCTGGGGCTCAGCTTCTCCAAGGATCGGGAATTCGCCACCTGCGATCCCCTCTACACCAAATATGAACAGGCGTTCTTCATCGACATGTGGGAGAAGGGGCTGGTCTACCGCAAGAAGGGGTATCTGAACTGGTGCCCCCACGACCGGACGGTGCTGGCCAACGAACAGGTGATCGACGGCTGCTGCTGGCGGTGCGACACGCCGATCGTGCAGAAGGAGATGTACCAGTACTACATCAAAATCACCGACTACGCCGACGAACTGCTGGAAGATTTGAAAAAGCTCGAAGGCGGATGGCCCCAACAGGTTATCGCCATGCAGCGCAACTGGATCGGCAAGAGCACGGGGCTGGAGTTCGCCTTCCGACTCGACGAAGAGAGTGCACAAAAAACCGGCATCGAGTCTTTCGAAGTCTTTACGACCCGCCCCGACACGATCTGCGGCGTCACCTATGCCGCCGTGGCACCCGAGCATCCGCTGGTGGAAGCGCTGATGCAAAAAGGGCTGCTGGACGATACGGCCAAAACGAAGATCGAAGCGATGCGCCGCATGCCGGTGCGGGAGCGTAACATGGCCGAAAAGGAGGGGGTGCCGCTGGGTATCGAGGCGGTTCATCCGGTGACCGGCGAAAAGGTGCCGGTCTGGACCGCCAACTTCGTTCTGATGGAGTACGGCAGCGGCGCGGTGATGGCGGTGCCCGCCCATGACAGCCGGGATTACGACTTCGCGAAGAAGTACGGCCTGCCCGTCAAACCCGTCGTCTTCCCCAAAGAGGGTGCACTGCCCGAAAACGGTGCCTATACCGAAGACGGGGTGGTGCAGGGGTGCGGCGAGTTCGACGGCCTCTACGGCCGGGAAGCCAGAGACGCCATCATCGCCTGGTTCGAGAAAAAGGGGCTCGGAAAGAGGGTGATCAACTTCCGGCTCAAGGATTGGGGCGTGAGCCGTCAGCGCTACTGGGGGGCGCCGATTCCGATGATCCACTGCCCCAAATGCGGCGTGGTTCCCGAAGCGAAAGAGAATCTGCCCGTCACGCTGCCGGACGATGTGGAGATTACCGGTGAAGGCAACCCGCTGGACCACCATCCCACATGGAAATTTACGAAGTGCCCCCGATGCGGCAGCGATGCCGTCCGCGAAACGGACACGCTGGACACTTTCGTGCAGAGCAGTTGGTATTTCCTGCGCTACACGACGCCGCGGCGCTTCTGGGAAGAGGTGCCCTTCACCGAAGAGGATGTGGGGTACTGGATGCCCGTGGACCAGTACATCGGCGGTATCGAGCACGCCATTTTGCACCTGCTCTATGCCCGCTTCTTCACCAAGGCGCTGCGGGACCTGGGGTATGTGAAGATCGACGAGCCCTTCTCCCGGCTGCTGACCCAGGGGATGGTGCTCAAAGACGGGGCGAAGATGAGCAAATCGAAAGGCAATGTGGTCGACCCCGACGAGCTGGTGGCCCGTTACGGCGCCGACACGGCCCGCCTCTTCATCCTCTTCGCGGCCCCGCCGACCCAGGAGCTGGAGTGGAACGACAGCGCCGTCGAGGGGGCCCACCGCTTCCTTCGCAAACTCTACGACCGGGCGCAGAAGGTGGAGCCCTGCGAGGCGTTGCCCGCCATCGACCACCGGGGGCTCGGAAAAAGTGAGAAAGAGGCGAGAAAAAAGGTGTACGAAGCCCTGAAAAGAGGGGAAGAGGTCTATGGCGAGCGTTTCACCTTCAATACCCTCATCGCCGCCTGTATGGAGGCGATCAACGCCCTGGACAGGCAGAGCGATTCCAAGGTTTGGCAGGAGGGGATGTGGATCGTGCTCAACCTCCTGGAGCCCATCGTGCCCCATATCGCCTGGGAACTCAGCGACCGCCTCTTCAAAAGGAACAATTTTGGCTTGGTAGAAATGAAAGAGGAGGTTTTCGAAGTCGATGCCGTGCCGATGGCCGTCTCCGTCAACGGAAAACCGAGAGCCCAGATCGAAGTGGCGCCCGATGCCGACAAAGAGGCGATCATTGCCGCGGCCAAAGCCGCCGTACCCAAATGGCTGGAGGGCAAAACCGTCGTCAAAGAGATCGTCGTGCCGAACAAACTGGTCAATCTGGTCGTCAAATAG